One genomic region from Reichenbachiella ulvae encodes:
- a CDS encoding NUDIX hydrolase produces the protein MIEEFVGQLRKELASGLPGLEAQMQMAPARLSDIKRDFKHKEPPRESAVLILFYEAQGKIHFPLMVRPIYPGVHSGQISFPGGKFELTDYNLEETALRETEEEIGIPREQVKVVGQLSAHYIPPSNFNIEPYIGYLKEKPVFVKDEKEVDEVLEVRLDDLLDENLRKSKLIRPYQGVEIKAPYFDIQDKVVWGATAMILSELIEVIKQTPYIHE, from the coding sequence TTGATAGAGGAATTTGTAGGTCAGTTGAGAAAAGAGCTAGCAAGTGGTTTGCCCGGTTTGGAGGCGCAAATGCAGATGGCTCCTGCCAGACTTTCTGATATTAAAAGAGATTTTAAGCACAAAGAGCCTCCCAGAGAGAGTGCAGTGCTGATTCTATTTTATGAAGCTCAGGGTAAAATTCATTTCCCGCTAATGGTCAGGCCTATCTATCCAGGAGTACATAGTGGACAGATTTCATTCCCAGGAGGGAAGTTTGAGTTGACGGATTACAATCTGGAGGAGACAGCCCTGAGAGAAACTGAAGAGGAGATAGGAATACCTCGTGAACAGGTTAAGGTAGTAGGTCAGTTGAGTGCACATTATATCCCACCTAGCAATTTCAATATCGAACCCTATATTGGGTATTTGAAAGAAAAGCCTGTTTTTGTCAAAGATGAAAAGGAGGTAGATGAGGTGCTGGAAGTAAGGTTAGACGATCTACTGGATGAGAATCTGAGGAAAAGCAAATTGATACGGCCTTACCAGGGAGTAGAAATCAAAGCGCCTTATTTTGATATTCAGGACAAAGTAGTCTGGGGTGCGACCGCCATGATCCTAAGCGAACTAATAGAAGTAATTAAACAAACACCATATATCCATGAATGA